In the genome of Streptomyces globosus, one region contains:
- the cseB gene encoding two-component system response regulator CseB, producing the protein MAETHVLFVEDDDVIREATTLALERDGFTVTAMPDGLSGLESFRACRPDIALLDVMVPGMDGVSLCRRIRDESTVPVIMLSARADSIDVVLGLEAGADDYVTKPFDGAVLVARIRAVLRRFGHAGGPNGAGGPGDGGPGNGILAFGDLEVDTEGMEVRRAGAPVALTPTEMRLLLEFSSAPGTVLSRDRLLERVWDYDWGGDTRVVDVHVQRLRTKIGQDRIETVRGFGYKLKG; encoded by the coding sequence ATGGCCGAGACCCATGTCCTGTTCGTGGAGGACGACGACGTCATCCGCGAGGCCACCACCCTGGCGCTGGAGCGCGACGGGTTCACGGTCACCGCCATGCCCGACGGCCTGTCGGGCCTGGAGTCCTTCCGGGCCTGCCGGCCCGACATCGCCCTCCTGGACGTGATGGTGCCCGGCATGGACGGCGTCAGCCTGTGCCGCCGCATCCGCGACGAGTCCACCGTCCCCGTGATCATGCTGTCGGCGCGGGCCGACTCCATCGACGTGGTCCTCGGCCTGGAGGCCGGCGCGGACGACTACGTCACCAAGCCGTTCGACGGCGCCGTCCTCGTCGCCAGGATCCGGGCCGTCCTGCGCCGCTTCGGCCACGCAGGCGGCCCGAACGGGGCCGGCGGGCCCGGCGACGGCGGGCCCGGGAACGGGATCCTCGCCTTCGGGGACCTGGAGGTCGACACCGAGGGCATGGAGGTCCGCAGGGCGGGCGCGCCGGTGGCGCTCACCCCGACCGAGATGCGGCTGCTGCTGGAGTTCTCCTCCGCGCCCGGCACCGTGCTCTCCCGGGACCGGCTGCTGGAGCGGGTCTGGGACTACGACTGGGGCGGCGACACCCGTGTCGTCGACGTCCACGTGCAGCGCCTGCGCACCAAGATCGGGCAGGACCGGATCGAAACGGTCCGCGGCTTCGGATACAAGCTCAAGGGATGA
- a CDS encoding SigE family RNA polymerase sigma factor, which produces MAHGEVLGFEEYVRTRQDALLRSARRLVPDPTDAQDLLQTALVRTYGRWDGIADKSLADAYLRRVMINTRTEWWRARKLEEVPTEQLPDASVEDGTEQRADRALLMDILKVLAPKQRSVVVLRHWEQMSTEETAAALGMSTGTVKSTLHRALARLRQELENRNLDMRALERGDHRGDPTIRYERRERCAA; this is translated from the coding sequence ATGGCGCACGGCGAGGTACTCGGCTTCGAGGAGTACGTACGCACCCGGCAGGACGCGCTGCTGCGCAGCGCCCGGCGCCTGGTCCCGGACCCCACCGACGCCCAGGACCTGCTCCAGACCGCCCTCGTGCGCACCTACGGCCGCTGGGACGGCATCGCCGACAAGTCCCTGGCCGACGCCTACCTGCGGCGCGTCATGATCAACACCCGTACCGAGTGGTGGCGCGCCCGCAAGCTGGAGGAGGTCCCCACCGAACAGCTCCCGGACGCCTCCGTCGAGGACGGCACCGAGCAGCGCGCCGACCGCGCCCTGCTGATGGACATCCTCAAGGTGCTCGCCCCCAAGCAGCGCAGCGTCGTCGTGCTGCGACACTGGGAGCAGATGAGCACGGAGGAGACCGCTGCCGCGCTGGGCATGTCCACGGGTACTGTGAAGAGCACCCTGCACCGCGCACTGGCCCGGCTCCGGCAGGAGCTGGAGAACCGGAACCTGGACATGCGCGCGCTGGAGCGCGGTGACCACCGCGGTGACCCCACCATCCGGTACGAGAGGCGTGAGCGGTGCGCGGCCTGA
- a CDS encoding A/G-specific adenine glycosylase codes for MTASRTTTTAPAGSPGAAGAPAAPHPLHAPVIDWFDEHARDLPWRRPEAGPWGVMVSEFMLQQTPVSRVLPVYGQWLARWPRPADLAAEAPGEAVRAWGRLGYPRRALRLHGAAVAITERHGGDVPRDHAQLLALPGIGEYTAAAVASFAYGQRHAVLDTNVRRVFARARTGVEYPPNATTAAERRLARELLPQDEATAARWAAASMELGALVCTARNPDCARCPVAGQCAWRLAGKPAHDGPPRRGQTYAGTDRQVRGKLLAVLRDAVGPVPQAVLDTVWNEPVQRARALDGLVADGLVEPLSGGMYRLPQHPASD; via the coding sequence ATGACTGCATCCCGGACGACCACCACCGCACCCGCCGGCTCCCCCGGTGCCGCCGGCGCCCCGGCGGCCCCCCACCCGCTGCACGCGCCGGTCATCGACTGGTTCGACGAGCACGCCCGCGACCTGCCCTGGCGCCGCCCCGAGGCCGGCCCGTGGGGTGTGATGGTCAGCGAGTTCATGCTCCAGCAGACACCCGTGAGCCGGGTCCTGCCCGTGTACGGGCAGTGGCTGGCCCGCTGGCCGCGCCCCGCCGACCTGGCCGCCGAGGCCCCCGGTGAGGCCGTACGCGCCTGGGGGCGGCTCGGGTACCCGCGGCGCGCGCTGCGGCTGCACGGAGCGGCCGTGGCCATAACGGAGCGGCACGGCGGCGACGTGCCGCGGGACCACGCGCAGCTCCTGGCGCTCCCCGGTATCGGCGAGTACACGGCGGCCGCGGTGGCCTCGTTCGCGTACGGGCAGCGGCACGCCGTGCTCGACACCAACGTCCGCCGGGTCTTCGCCCGCGCGCGGACCGGCGTCGAGTACCCGCCGAACGCGACCACCGCGGCCGAGCGCCGCCTGGCCCGCGAGCTGCTGCCGCAGGACGAGGCGACCGCGGCCCGCTGGGCGGCGGCCTCCATGGAGCTCGGCGCCCTGGTGTGCACGGCCCGCAACCCCGACTGCGCCCGCTGCCCCGTGGCCGGCCAGTGCGCGTGGCGGCTGGCCGGCAAGCCCGCGCACGACGGGCCGCCGCGGCGCGGGCAGACGTACGCGGGGACGGACCGGCAGGTCCGCGGCAAGCTCCTCGCGGTGCTGCGGGACGCGGTCGGGCCGGTTCCCCAGGCGGTGCTGGACACGGTGTGGAACGAGCCCGTACAGCGGGCCCGCGCGCTGGACGGGCTCGTGGCCGACGGGCTGGTGGAACCGCTGTCCGGCGGCATGTACCGGCTGCCGCAGCATCCCGCCTCCGACTGA
- a CDS encoding phosphatase PAP2 family protein, translating to MDTSDLYRDITDSARSAPGWVQTAFEVWTELGLLIFGFLFIAVWWRARGQRSPRAVSLAVLAPLATAFAYVVSETVKVLVQEERPCRAVANAAASLSVCPEPGDWSFPSNHSAIAGAAAVALALALRRLVLLTLPIAVLMAYSRVFVGVHYPHDVAVGLVGGGIVAALFVLALTGPVGRIAASMRASGNATAMWFTGPGSARRT from the coding sequence ATGGACACCTCGGACCTCTACCGCGACATCACCGACTCCGCCCGCTCGGCACCCGGTTGGGTGCAGACGGCGTTCGAAGTGTGGACCGAACTCGGGCTGCTGATATTCGGTTTCCTCTTCATAGCCGTGTGGTGGCGCGCCCGCGGGCAGCGCAGCCCGCGGGCGGTGTCCCTCGCGGTCCTCGCGCCCCTCGCCACCGCGTTCGCGTACGTGGTCTCCGAGACCGTGAAGGTCCTCGTCCAGGAGGAGCGGCCCTGCCGGGCCGTCGCGAATGCGGCCGCCTCACTCTCCGTGTGCCCGGAGCCGGGCGACTGGTCCTTCCCCAGCAACCACTCCGCCATCGCGGGCGCCGCGGCCGTCGCCCTCGCCCTGGCGCTGCGCCGGCTGGTGCTGCTGACCCTGCCGATTGCGGTGCTGATGGCGTACTCCCGGGTCTTCGTCGGCGTGCACTACCCGCACGACGTGGCCGTGGGCCTGGTGGGCGGCGGGATCGTCGCCGCCCTCTTCGTCCTGGCGCTGACCGGGCCGGTCGGCCGGATCGCCGCGTCCATGCGGGCGAGCGGCAACGCGACGGCCATGTGGTTCACCGGTCCGGGCTCCGCACGCCGGACCTGA
- the disA gene encoding DNA integrity scanning diadenylate cyclase DisA produces MAAKDGAAASGKSGASSRQEAMMRASLSAVAPGQPLRDGLERIVRGNTGGLIVLGMDKAVEAMCTGGFVLDVEFTATRLRELCKLDGALILDKDLTKILRAGVQLVPDASIPTEETGTRHRTADRVSKQCGFPVVSVSQSMRLIALYVNGERRVLEESGAILSRANQALATLERYKLRLDEVAGTLSALEIEDLVTVRDVTAVAQRLEMVRRIATEIAEYVVELGTDGRLLSLQLDELTVGIEQERELVIRDYVPEPTAKRSRTVEEALPALDALTHPELLELGIVARALGYTGSPETLDSAVSPRGYRLLAKVPRLPGAIIERLVEHFGGLQKLLAAGVDDLQAVDGVGEARARSVREGLSRLAESSILERYV; encoded by the coding sequence GTGGCAGCCAAGGACGGGGCAGCAGCATCCGGGAAGTCGGGCGCGAGCTCCAGGCAGGAGGCCATGATGCGTGCCTCCCTGAGCGCGGTCGCACCCGGCCAGCCCCTGCGCGACGGCCTGGAGAGGATCGTCCGCGGCAACACCGGCGGCCTGATCGTCCTCGGCATGGACAAGGCCGTCGAGGCGATGTGCACGGGCGGTTTCGTCCTGGACGTGGAGTTCACCGCGACCCGGCTGCGGGAGCTGTGCAAGCTCGACGGCGCACTCATCCTCGACAAGGACCTCACCAAGATCCTGCGGGCCGGCGTGCAGCTGGTCCCGGACGCCTCGATCCCGACGGAGGAGACCGGCACCCGGCACCGCACCGCGGACCGCGTCTCCAAGCAGTGCGGGTTCCCCGTCGTGTCCGTCTCGCAGTCGATGCGGCTGATCGCCCTGTACGTGAACGGGGAGCGCCGCGTCCTGGAGGAGTCGGGCGCGATCCTGTCCCGGGCCAACCAGGCGCTCGCCACGCTGGAGCGGTACAAGCTCCGGCTGGACGAGGTCGCGGGCACGCTGTCGGCGCTGGAGATCGAGGACCTGGTCACGGTGCGCGACGTCACGGCCGTCGCGCAGCGGCTGGAAATGGTCCGCCGGATCGCGACGGAAATCGCGGAGTACGTGGTCGAGCTGGGCACGGACGGGCGACTGCTGTCGCTCCAGCTGGACGAGCTGACGGTCGGGATCGAGCAGGAGCGGGAGCTCGTCATCCGGGACTACGTGCCCGAGCCGACGGCGAAGCGGTCGCGCACCGTCGAGGAGGCTCTGCCGGCCCTGGACGCGCTGACGCACCCGGAGCTGCTGGAGCTGGGCATCGTGGCGCGGGCGCTGGGGTACACGGGCTCGCCCGAGACGCTGGACTCGGCGGTGTCGCCGCGCGGCTACCGGCTGCTGGCGAAGGTGCCGCGGCTGCCGGGCGCGATCATCGAGCGGCTGGTGGAGCACTTCGGCGGGCTGCAGAAGCTGCTCGCGGCCGGCGTGGACGACCTCCAGGCCGTCGACGGGGTCGGCGAGGCCCGCGCCCGCAGCGTCCGCGAGGGGCTGTCCCGCCTGGCGGAGTCCTCGATCCTGGAACGCTACGTCTGA